A region of Theileria annulata chromosome 2, complete sequence, *** SEQUENCING IN PROGRESS *** DNA encodes the following proteins:
- a CDS encoding Theileria-specific sub-telomeric protein, SVSP family, putative (Tap387d05.p1c.cand.5 - score = 16.83): protein MIKYISYTYIIIIIIVKFVNCADQDVYQPSGGEDDDSDDDNYDLVVRELETLIEEDQKSGDTVVSDNIMEHGLGHIVYDSYSSQRITTHVTEDEKIKQSLSIHHREKHEVEDVKKSKEIIFMKKDHLGNFFPMTELDYNRIWDDNNSMKYNFITKVEQILYKSETVYDHRPDRAYPLSLTYNKKRKVFILRLEDDGFLYINKRQGQWKILARKIPNYVKLYSIDSEGNQFQLSEGQYYLYLTDKCCFKYIFFSEIPCVKIIANNKLVWEKKPNENRLLSVYINLKGDFLAKFESHISVIAKKHNEYKYMFDKPGK from the coding sequence AtgattaaatatatatcatacacatatataataataataataatagttaaatttgtaaactGTGCAGATCAAGATGTTTATCAGCCGTCTGGAGGTGAAGATGATGATAGTGATGATGATAACTATGATCTAGTTGTAAGAGAATTGGAAACATTAATTGAAGAAGATCAAAAATCTGGTGATACAGTAGTTTCTGATAATATTATGGAACATGGACTTGGGCATATTGTTTATGACTCATATAGTTCACAAAGAATTACAACTCATGTAACTGAGGATgagaaaataaaacaatCATTATCAATCCATCATAGAGAAAAACATGAAGTTGAAGACGTAAAAAAAAgtaaagaaattatttttatgaaGAAGGATCATCTAGGTAATTTCTTTCCAATGACTGAACTAGACTACAATCGTATATGGGACGATAATAATTCAatgaaatataattttattactaaagttgaacaaatattatataaatctGAAACTGTTTATGATCATAGGCCTGACAGAGCTTATCCTTTATCATTAACTTATAACAAAAAAAGAAAGGTTTTTATTCTTCGTCTTGAAGATGATGGAtttctttatattaataaacgTCAAGGTCAGTGGAAAATATTAGCAAGAAAAATTCCAAACTATGTTAAACTGTATTCAATAGATTCTGAAGGAAATCAATTTCAACTATCAGAAGGACAatattatctttatttaaCTGACAAATgttgttttaaatatattttcttttCAGAAATACCTTGTGTTAAAATCATAGCTAACAATAAACTAGTTTGGGAGAAAAAACCTAATGAAAATAGATTGTTATCAGTTTATATTAATCTTAAAGGAGATTTTTTGGCTAAATTCGAAAGTCATATTAGCGTAATTGCTAAAAAAcataatgaatataaatatatgttcGATAAGCCTgggaaataa